One Serinus canaria isolate serCan28SL12 chromosome Z, serCan2020, whole genome shotgun sequence DNA window includes the following coding sequences:
- the APC gene encoding adenomatous polyposis coli protein isoform X2 has product MAAASYDQLLKQVEALKMENSNLRQELEDNSNHLTKLETEASTMKEVLKQLQGSIEDEAMASSGQIDLLERLKELNLESTSFAGVKLRTKMSVRSYGSREGSVSSRSGECSPVPMGSFPRRGFMNGSRESTGYLEELEKERSLLLAELEKEEKEKDWYYAQLQNLTKRIDSLPLTENFSLQTDMTRRQLEYEARQIRAAMEEQLGTCQDMEKRAQARVARIQQIEKDILRIRQLLQSQAAEAERAPQSKHEAGSHDIERQNEGQGAAEISVATSSTGQGSAARVDHETASVMSSSSNYSVPRRLTSHLGTKVEMVYSLLSMLGTHDKDDMSRTLLAMSSSQDSCIAMRQSGCLPLLIQLLHGNDKDSVLLGNSRGSKEARARASAALHNIIHSQPDDKRGRREIRVLHLLEQIRAYCETCWEWQEAHEQGMDQDKNPMPAPVDHQICPAVCVLMKLSFDEEHRHAMNELGGLQAIAELLQVDCEMYGLTNDHYSVTLRRYAGMALTNLTFGDVANKATLCSMKGCMRALVAQLKSESEDLQQVIASVLRNLSWRADVNSKKTLREVGSVKALMECALEVKKESTLKSVLSALWNLSAHCTGNKADICAVDGALAFLVGTLTYRSQTNTLAIIESGGGILRNVSSLIATNEDHRQILRENSCLQTLLQHLKSHSLTIVSNACGTLWNLSARNAKDQEALWDMGAVSMLKNLIHSKHKMIAMGSAAALRNLMANRPAKYKDANIMSPGSSLPSLHVRKQKALEAELDAQHLSETFDNIDNLSPKASHRNKQRHKQNIYSEYVLDASRHDDGVCRSESFNAGNMTVLSPYTVNTTVLPGSSSSSRGNAENSRSEKDRSVERDRTVGLNTYHQAAESTGNSSKRIGMQISTAAAQIAKVMEEVTSMHIPQEDRSSGSTSEIHCLTEERNAQRRSASAHTHSNTYFPKSENSNRTCPVPYTKMEYKRASNDSLNSVSSSDGYGKRGQMKPSIESYSEDDESKFCSYGQYPADLAHKIHSANHMDDNDGELDTPINYSLKYSDEQLNSGRQSPSQNERWARPKHIIEDEMKQNEQRQSRNQNAAYPVYTESGEDKHLKYQTPFGQQECVSSFRSRGSSGSDQNRVGPTLGMNQKVNQSLCQVDDYDDDKPTNYSERYSEEEQHEEEDRPTNYSIKYNEEEHHVDQPIDYSLKYSTEVPAPSQKPSFTFPKTTSVQLNKPDHIPSSSGSTSTPSTGSKRQNQLHPSSAQSRSGHAQKNASCKAPSINQETIQTYCVEDTPICFSRCSSLSSLSSAEDEIGRDQSTRSTDANNTLQIAELKENSGALPTEGAASEITSTAQHIRTKSTRLQTSSLSPSDSSRHKAVEFSSGAKSPSKSGAQTPKSPPEHYVQETPLMFSRCTSVSSLDSFESRSIASSVQSEPCSGIVSGIISPSDLPDSPGQTMPPSRSKTPPPAQGVQVKREVPKGKATTTEKREPGPRQAAVNAAVQRVQVLPDADTLLHFATESTPDGFSCSSSLSALSLDEPFIQKDAELRIMPPVHENEHGNEAEPEQSDDTKDNQEKKPEKPAEAEKDILDDSDDDIEILEACIISAMPTKSSRKTKKPSQASAPKIPPPVARKPSQLPVYKLLPSQSRLQSQKHVTFTPGDDMPRVYCVEGTPINFSTATSLSDLTIESPPSELANADNVGVGAESGEFEKRDTIPTEGRSTDDSQRAKSSAVTPLGLDDDKTEEGDILAECINSAMPKGKSHKPFRVKKIMDQIQQASSSPSNKNQPEGEKKKPTSPVKPVSQNNEYRARVRKSIEPKSNASNERGYPENRDAKKQNLKNNSREFHDKLPNNEERVRGSFAFDSPHHYTPIEGTPYCFSRNDSLSSLDFDDDDVDLSREKAELRKGKEGKEIESKECSNAEQSSNQEPSNRTQVCQKHPAGRSQTKTFPQSTKDIPDRGAATDEKMQNFAIENTPVCFSRNSSLSSLSDIDQENNNNKEGEPAKRPEAPEPQVESNRPQTSGYAPKSFHVEDTPVCFSRNSSLSSLSIDSEDDLLQECISSAMPKKKKPSRMKSDGEKNNSRNTGGILAEDLTLDLREIQRPDSEHGFSPDSENFDWKAIQEGANSIVSSLHQAAAAASLSRQASSDSDSILSLKSGISLGSPFHLTPDQEEKPFTSNKGPRIIKPGEKSTLESKKVESESRGIKGGKKVYKSMITGKARSNSEVSSLKQPQQTSVPSISRGRTMIHIPGVRNSSSSTSPVSKKGPPLKNMNSKSPSEGQSLTSSPRGAKSSVKPEPAPVTRQPSGLNQSGSSKGPSRSGSRDSTPSRPQQQPLSRPLQSPGRNSISPGRNGISPPNKLSQLPRTSSPSTASTKSSSSGRMSYTPPGRQMSQQNLTKQTALPKSTSSIPRSESASKGLNQTLSTGGSNKKTDLSRMPSTKSSGSESDRSERPVLVRQSTFIKEAPSPTLRRKLEESASFESLSPSRPDSPTRSQLQTPVLSPSLPDMSLSTHSPAQSSSWRKLAPNQSPTIEYDGRPAKRHDIARSHSESPSRLLINRSGTWKREHSKHSSSLPRVSTWRRTGSSSSILSASSESSEKAKSEDEKQHGGSLPGHKQSKESQAPAKGTWRKIKENEIPQIMNDPQHSSSGATNGSDSKTLIYQMAPAVSKTEDVWVRIEDCPINNPRSGRSPTGNTPPVIDSISEKGSVNGKDPKEIQEKQTPGNGGVPVRTVGLENRLNSFFQIDSQDKKGTETKPLQNNPVPAPEINESTVSERTPFSSSSSSKHSSPIGAVAARVTPFNYNPSRRKSSVDNSSARPSQIPTPVNNSTKKRDTKSENTDSSGTQSPKRHSGSYLVTSV; this is encoded by the exons ATCTCTGCTGCTTGCGGAGCttgagaaggaagagaaagaaaaggactgGTATTATGCCCAGCTTCAGAACCTGACTAAAAGAATTGATAGTCTCCCCCTTACTGAAAAT TTCTCCTTGCAAACAGATATGACCAGAAGGCAGCTGGAGTATGAGGCCAGGCAAATCAGAGCTGCAATGGAAGAACAACTGGGCACTTGTCAGGACATGGAGAAGCGAGCACAG GCAAGGGTGGCCAGAATTCAACAAATTGAGAAGGACATTCTTCGTATACGTCAGCTCCTGCAATCAcaagcagctgaagcagag AGAGCACCTCAAAGCAAGCATGAGGCAGGTTCCCATGATATAGAGAGGCAGAATGAAGgtcaaggagcagcagaaatcaGTGTGGCAACCAGCAGTACTGGTCAG GGTTCTGCTGCTCGAGTGGACCATGAGACAGCCAGTGTTATGAGCTCTAGTAGTAACTATTCTGTTCCTCGCAGACTGACAAGTCATCTGGGTACCAAG GTGGAAATGGTGTATTCATTGTTATCAATGCTTGGTACTCATGATAAAGATGACATGTCAAGAACATTGCTAGCAATGTCTAGCTCCCAGGACAGCTGCATAGCCATGCGTCAGTCTGGATGTCTTCCTCTCCTCATCCAGCTTTTACATGGCAACGATAAGGACTCTGTGTTGTTAGGAAACTCCCGTGGTAGTAAAGAGGCCCGTGCCAGAGCCAGCGCAGCACTGCACAACATCATTCACTCCCAGCCCGATGATAAGCGAGGCAGACGGGAAATCCGTGTGCTCCATCTCTTGGAGCAGATCCGTGCTTACTGTGAAACATGTTGGGAATGGCAGGAGGCACATGAACAAGGCATGGACCAAGACAAAAACCCAA TGCCTGCTCCAGTGGATCATCAGATTTGTCCTGCAGTGTGTGTTTTGATGAAACTTTCATTTGATGAAGAACACAGACATGCAATGAATGAGCTTG GAGGTTTGCAGGCCATTGCTGAACTGCTGCAAGTGGATTGTGAAATGTATGGACTCACAAATGACCACTATAGTGTTACCCTAAGGAGGTATGCTGGCATGGCTCTGACAAACCTGACTTTTGGAGATGTGGCAAACAAG GCTACATTATGTTCCATGAAGGGCTGCATGAGAGCTCTTGTAGCCCAGCTGAAATCTGAAAGCGAAGACTTACAGCAG GTCATTGCAAGTGTATTGAGGAACTTGTCCTGGCGAGCAGATGTAAATAGTAAAAAGACTCTAAGAGAAGTTGGAAGTGTGAAAGCATTGATGGAATGTGCTTTAGAAGTTAAGAAG GAATCCACCCTGAAAAGCGTTCTGAGTGCCTTATGGAACTTGTCAGCTCATTGCACTGGGAACAAAGCTGACATATGTGCTGTTGATGGTGCTCTTGCATTTCTGGTCGGCACACTGACATACCGGAGCCAAACAAACACTTTAGCCATCATAGAAAGTGGAGGAGGAATACTAAGAAATGTTTCTAGCCTAATTGCTACTAATGAGGACCATAG GCAAATCTTGCGAGAGAACAGCTGCTTACAAACCTTGTTACAACACTTGAAGTCACACAGTTTGACAATAGTTAGTAACGCATGTGGGACCCTGTGGAATCTCTCTGCTCGAAATGCAAAGGATCAGGAGGCGCTGTGGGACATGGGAGCCGTGAGCATGCTGAAAAACTTGATTCACTCAAAACACAAAATGATTGCCATGGGTAGTGCTGCAGCTCTACGGAACCTTATGGCAAACAGGCCAGCAAAGTACAAAGATGCCAACATTATGTCTCCAGGATCAAGCCTCCCATCCCTCCATGTCAGAAAGCAAAAGGCACTAGAAGCAGAATTAGATGCTCAGCATTTATCAGAGACTTTTGACAACATTGATAACTTGAGCCCGAAAGCATCTCACCGCAATAAGCAGAGACATAAACAAAACATATACAGTGAGTATGTCCTGGATGCCAGTCGCCATGATGATGGGGTGTGCAGGTCAGAGAGCTTTAATGCTGGCAATATGACTGTGCTCTCACCATATACCGTAAATACTACGGTATTGCCTGGCTCCTCATCTTCCAGTagaggaaatgcagaaaattctCGGTCTGAGAAAGACAGGAGTGTTGAAAGGGATCGAACAGTAGGTTTAAATACTTATCATCAAGCTGCAGAGAGTACTGGAAATTCTTCTAAGAGAATAGGAATGCAGATTTctactgctgcagctcagattGCCAAAGTTATGGAAGAAGTAACAAGCATGCACATTCCACAGGAAGACAGAAGTTCTGGTTCCACTTCTGAAATACACTGTTtgacagaagagagaaatgccCAGAGGAGATCAGCCTCTGCCCATACTCACTCAAATACATACTTTCCAAAATCCGAGAACTCAAACAGGACATGTCCTGTGCCTTATACAAAAATGGAATACAAAAGAGCTTCAAATGATAGTTTAAATAGTGTCAGTAGCAGTGATGGCTATGGTAAAAGAGGCCAGATGAAACCTTCCATTGAGTCTTACTCCGAAGATGATGAAAGCAAATTCTGTAGTTATGGCCAATATCCAGCTGACTTGGCACACAAGATTCATAGTGCAAATCACATGGATGACAATGATGGAGAACTAGACACTCCTATTAATTACAGTCTTAAATACTCAGATGAGCAGTTAAATTCTGGAAGGCAAAGTCCCTCCCAGAATGAAAGATGGGCAAGGCCTAAGCATATAATAGAAGAcgaaatgaaacaaaatgagCAAAGACAGTCAAGGAACCAAAATGCAGCCTACCCTGTGTATACTGAAAGTGGAGAGGATAAACACTTGAAATATCAGACACCTTTTGGACAGCAGGAGTGTGTTTCTTCCTTTAGATCAAGAGGATCCAGCGGCTCAGATCAGAACAGAGTAGGCCCAACTCTTGGAATGAATCAGAAAGTAAACCAGTCCTTGTGCCAGGTTGATGATTATGATGATGATAAGCCAACCAACTATAGTGAACGTTATTCTGAGGAGGAACAACATGAAGAGGAAGACAGACCAACTAATTACAGCATAAAGTACAATGAAGAGGAACATCATGTTGATCAGCCTATTGATTatagtttaaaatattcaaCAGAAGTTCCAGCACCTTCTCAGAAGCCATCTTTTACTTTTCCAAAGACAACTTCAGTGCAACTCAATAAACCTGACCATATTCCCTCAAGCAGTGGAAGCACATCAACCCCCTCAACTGGTTCAAAGAGGCAGAACCAGCTTCACCcaagctctgcacagagcagaagtGGTCATGCACAGAAGAACGCCTCCTGTAAGGCTCCCTCTATTAATCAGGAAACTATACAAACTTACTGTGTGGAAGATACCCCAATATGTTTTTCAAGGTGTAGCTCGTTGTCATCCTTGTCATCAGCTGAAGATGAAATAGGACGTGATCAATCCACACGTAGCACAGATGCCAATAACACGCTGCAGATTGCAGAACTGAAGGAGAACAGTGGGGCTCTACCTACAGAAGGTGCAGCAAGTGAAATCACATCAACAGCACAACACATCAGAACAAAATCGACTAGACTTCAGACTTCTAGCTTGTCTCCTTCTGATTCCTCTAGACATAAAGCTGTTGAATTTTCTTCAGGTGCCAAATCTCCCTCGAAGAGTGGAGCCCAAACTCCTAAAAGCCCACCAGAACATTATGTACAGGAAACACCACTCATGTTCAGCAGATGTACTTCTGTAAGTTCCCTGGATAGTTTTGAAAGCCGTTCAATTGCTAGTTCAGTTCAAAGTGAGCCTTGCAGTGGAATAGTAAGTGGTATTATAAGTCCCAGTGACCTTCCAGACAGCCCTGGACAAACAATGCCTCCAAGCAGAAGTAAAACACCACCACCTGCTCAAGGAGTTCAAGTTAAAAGAGAGGTACCTAAAGGAAAAGCAACCACTACAGAGAAGAGAGAGCCTGGTCCTAGACAGGCAGCTGTAAATGCAGCTGTTCAGAGAGTTCAGGTACTGCCAGATGCTGATACACTATTACATTTTGCTACAGAAAGCACACCGGATGggttttcttgctcttctagCCTGAGTGCTCTTAGCCTTGATGAGCCATTTATACAGAAGGATGCAGAGTTAAGAATTATGCCTCCAGTTCATGAAAACGAGCATGGAAATGAAGCAGAACCTGAACAGTCAGATGATACAAAGGATAACCAGGAGAAGAAACCAGAGAAGccagctgaagcagaaaaagacaTTCTGGATGATTCTGATGATGATATTGAAATACTGGAAGCGTGTATTATTTCTGCAATGCCAACGAAGTCTTCACGTAAAACCAAAAAGCCTTCTCAAGCGTCTGCTCCAAAAATACCTCCTCCTGTAGCCAGAAAGCCCAGCCAGTTGCCAGTTTACAAACTTTTGCCTTCACAAAGCAGACTGCAATCACAAAAGCACGTAACTTTTACACCAGGAGATGATATGCCACGGGTGTATTGTGTTGAGGGTACACCAATAAATTTTTCAACAGCTACATCTCTGAGTGACCTGACAATAGAATCCCCCCCAAGTGAGCTGGCCAATGCAGACAATGTGGGTGTGGGAGCAGAGTCAGGGGAGTTTGAAAAGCGGGACACCATTCCTACAGAAGGCAGAAGTACTGATGATTCTCAGAGAGCAAAAAGCTCAGCTGTGACTCCCCTTGGCCTGGATGATGACAAAACAGAAGAGGGTGATATTCTGGCTGAGTGCATTAACTCAGCTATgccaaaaggaaaaagtcaCAAACCTTTCAGAGTGAAGAAGATAATGGATCAAATTCAACAGGCATCTTCATCTCCAAGTAATAAAAACCAACCAGAAGGTGAGAAAAAGAAGCCAACATCACCAGTAAAGCCTGTTTCCCAAAACAATGAATACAGAGCACGTGTGCGAAAAAGCATAGAACCCAAAAGCAATGCTAGTAATGAAAGAGGCTATCCAGAGAACAGAGATGCAAAGAAACAGaaccttaaaaataattcaagagAGTTTCATGACAAATTGCCAAATAATGAAGAGCGTGTAAGAGGAAGCTTTGCATTTGATTCCCCTCATCATTATACACCTATTGAGGGAACTCCTTACTGTTTTTCACGGAATGATTCCCTGAGTTCTTTAGattttgatgatgatgatgttgaCCTTTCAAGGGAGAAGGCAGaattaagaaaaggaaaagaaggaaaggaaattgaaaGTAAAGAGTGCTCTAACGCAGAACAGTCTTCAAATCAAGAGCCAAGTAACAGGACACAAGTGTGTCAAAAACACCCAGCAGGCAGAAGCCAGACAAAAACTTTTCCTCAGTCAACTAAAGATATTCCAGACAGAGGAGCAGCTACAGatgagaaaatgcagaattttgctATTGAAAACAcacctgtttgtttttctcGCAATTCATCTCTTAGCTCCCTCAGTGATATTGATCAggaaaacaataacaacaaagaAGGGGAACCTGCAAAACGTCCTGAGGCTCCTGAGCCACAAGTGGAATCCAACAGACCACAGACTTCTGGTTATGCACCTAAATCATTTCACGTTGAAGATACTCCTGTGTGCTTCTCTAGAAACAGCTCTTTGAGTTCTCTTAGCATTGACTCAGAAGATGATCTTCTGCAGGAATGCATTAGTTCTGCTAtgcctaaaaagaaaaagccctcaAGAATGAAGAGTGatggtgaaaaaaataattccagaaaCACAGGTGGTATACTAGCAGAAGATTTAACACTGGATTTAAGAGAGATACAGAGGCCAGATTCAGAACATGGTTTTTCACCTGATTCGGAAAACTTTGACTGGAAAGCTATACAAGAAGGTGCAAATTCTATAGTTAGTAGCTTGCATCAAGCTGCGGCTGCTGCATCACTGTCTAGACAAGCTTCATCAGACTCTGACTCTATCCTTTCATTAAAATCTGGTATTTCTTTAGGGTCACCATTTCATCTTACCCCAGACCAAGAAGAAAAACCTTTCACTAGTAATAAAGGTCCAAGAATTATTAAGCCAGGAGAGAAGAGTACACTGGAGTCTAAAAAAGTAGAATCAGAAAGTAGGGGAATCAAAGGGGGGAAGAAAGTATATAAAAGTATGATCACAGGAAAAGCACGTTCTAATTCAGAAGTTTCAAGTTTGAAGCAACCACAACAGACAAGTGTGCCTTCAATTTCACGTGGTAGAACAATGATTCATATTCCAGGAGTTCGAAATAGTTCTTCAAGTACTAGTCCTGTTTCCAAAAAAGGACCCCCACTCAAAAACATGAATTCCAAGAGTCCCAGTGAAGGCCAAAGTTTGACTAGTTCTCCAAGAGGAGCCAAATCATCAGTGAAGCCTGAGCCAGCTCCTGTGACTAGGCAGCCATCAGGGTTGAACCAGAGTGGATCAAGTAAAGGACCTTCTAGATCAGGATCTAGAGACTCCACTCCTTCTagacctcagcagcagccattAAGTAGACCTCTGCAATCTCCTGGACGAAACTCCATTTCCCCAGGAAGAAATGGTATCAGTCCTCCCAACAAACTATCACAGTTGCCAAGAACAtcatctcccagcacagcttcaaCTAAATCCTCAAGTTCAGGTAGAATGTCATACACACCACCAGGCAGGCAGATGAGCCAGCAAAACCTTACAAAGCAAACTGCCTTACCTAAGAGTACCAGTAGCATTCCGCGTAGTGAATCTGCTTCAAAGGGGTTAAACCAAACTCTCAGCACTGGTGGATCAAACAAAAAGACTGACCTATCCAGAATGCCATCCACAAAGTCTAGTGGAAGTGAATCTGACAGATCTGAGAGACCTGTTCTTGTTCGTCAGTCAACTTTTATTAAAGAGGCTCCGAGCCCGACTCTGAGACGGAAATTAGAAGAGTCAGCTTCATTTGAATCTCTGTCGCCTTCCAGGCCAGATTCTCCCACAAGATCCCAACTACAGACCCCAGTTCTAAGTCCTTCTCTTCCTGATATGTCTTTATCCACTCATTCACCTGCCCAGAGTAGCAGTTGGCGAAAATTAGCCCCTAATCAGAGCCCTACTATAGAATATGATGGGAGACCAGCAAAGCGTCATGACATAGCTCGTTCCCATTCTGAGAGTCCATCTAGGCTGCTGATCAACAGATCAGGGACATGGAAGCGTGAGCACAGTAAGCATTCCTCATCACTTCCTCGTGTAAGCACTTGGCGGAGAACTGGAAGTTCCTCCTCAATCCTGTCAGCTTCTTCAGAATCCAGTGAAAAGGCAAAAAGTGAAGATGAAAAGCAGCATGGAGGTTCTCTCCCTGGACACAAGCAAAGTAAAGAAAGCCAAGCACCAGCAAAAGGTacttggagaaaaataaaagaaaatgaaattcctCAGATAATGAATGATCCTCAGCATTCTTCTTCAGGTGCCACAAATGGCTCTGATTCCAAAACCCTCATCTATCAGATGGCTCCAGCTGTCTCTAAGACAGAGGATGTGTGGGTGAGGATAGAGGACTGCCCAATTAACAACCCTCGATCTGGAAGGTCCCCAACTGGAAATACTCCCCCTGTTATTGACAGTATTTCAGAGAAAGGGAGTGTGAATGGTAAAGATCCTAAAGAGATTCAAGAAAAGCAAACGCCAGGGAATGGAGGTGTTCCTGTTCGTACCGTTGGCTTAGAAAACCGTCTAAACTCTTTCTTTCAGATAGACAGTCAAGACAAGAAAGGCACTGAAACAAAGCCTCTGCAGAATAATCCCGTTCCTGCACCAGAAATTAACGAAAGTACTGTTAGCGAGCGTACTCCATTCAGTTCCAGTAGCTCAAGCAAGCACAGCTCCCCCATCGGTGCTGTGGCAGCAAGGGTGACTCCTTTCAACTACAACCCAAGCCGCAGGAAGAGCAGCGTGGACAATAGCTCTGCTCGGCCCTCACAGATACCAACCCCAGTGAATAACAGCACCAAGAAACGTGACACCAAGTCTGAAAACACTGACTCCAGTGGAACACAAAGCCCTAAACGTCACTCTGGCTCTTATCTGGTAACTTCTGTTTAa